From a single Sphingobium sp. genomic region:
- a CDS encoding LysR family transcriptional regulator codes for MRLRQIEIFHAVYANGSISAAARALNVSQPAVSKVLRHTESYLGIRLFDVVRGRLAPTDEAHALYREVDEVFRRVSSLKQAAANLRRSGAGHLRIGVVPSLGLELLPQAITEFRSANPDVTFDIKTIRHSDILRSLYERECDIAFGYDPPPHPRLNQRKLSKGKVVAIAPTGVFDPAKEAVGWHEISNLDLIGVSTSGPIGDVVAAAQTTAQADLKEIGSVDTYYIAAALVKHGSGVAVVDEFTAMAMKTGGLDVFPITPAVTFTVQAAWLEDRPLSKLAERLIQVMKSILDRQSNL; via the coding sequence GTGCGACTAAGGCAGATAGAAATCTTTCACGCAGTATATGCGAATGGCTCGATAAGCGCAGCTGCCCGGGCCCTTAATGTTTCGCAGCCTGCGGTCAGCAAGGTTTTGCGGCACACTGAATCCTACCTCGGCATCCGGCTGTTCGATGTGGTTCGCGGCAGGCTTGCCCCGACTGACGAAGCGCATGCTTTGTATCGCGAAGTTGATGAAGTTTTCCGGCGCGTGTCTTCGCTAAAGCAGGCTGCTGCCAATTTACGACGTTCGGGCGCTGGGCATTTGCGGATTGGCGTCGTCCCGTCACTCGGTCTTGAACTATTGCCACAAGCAATCACGGAATTCCGGTCCGCAAATCCAGATGTGACGTTCGACATCAAGACGATCCGGCACAGCGATATATTAAGATCGCTCTACGAACGTGAATGCGACATCGCCTTTGGTTATGATCCGCCGCCGCATCCGCGTTTGAACCAACGCAAGCTGTCAAAGGGTAAAGTCGTAGCGATCGCGCCGACGGGGGTGTTTGATCCGGCGAAGGAAGCCGTCGGCTGGCACGAAATCAGCAATTTGGATTTGATCGGTGTTTCGACCAGTGGCCCCATCGGCGATGTTGTGGCCGCCGCACAAACCACTGCCCAAGCCGATTTGAAAGAAATCGGGTCGGTCGACACTTATTATATCGCCGCTGCCTTGGTTAAGCATGGATCAGGCGTGGCGGTGGTCGATGAATTCACCGCCATGGCCATGAAGACCGGCGGCTTGGACGTGTTCCCCATTACCCCTGCCGTGACATTCACTGTTCAGGCTGCTTGGTTGGAGGATCGTCCGCTTTCCAAGCTTGCAGAGCGGTTGATACAGGTCATGAAAAGCATTCTCGACCGGCAGTCGAACCTGTAA
- a CDS encoding VOC family protein, whose protein sequence is MSIIRIEDIAHVRFAAPDLAAMRAFLNDFGMHTFETDGRLYGKGSDGRPFVHVTQPGEAKFLAVGFRAETVADLEKLAAAEGVAIDDLEEPGGGKIIRLIDPDGYGVEVVAGQCKGEATPAFADPERNTASAKPRFRSTIRLDPAPAHVRRIGHAVLKVRDFRASEKWYKDRFGFLTSDEVEAAKDVALGAFMRCDRGDKPADHHTLFLAQLPGPLGLLHAAFEVANLDDLMLGHQHLKAKKREAAWGVGRHIMGSQIFDYWKDPFGNELEHWTDGDLFTAADPPQKQPISALLAVQWGAPHPMFASKMPPPAGLIAFFTALNIRIKRLFSRQPKGNPA, encoded by the coding sequence ATGTCGATCATTCGGATCGAAGATATTGCGCATGTACGCTTTGCTGCGCCGGACCTCGCTGCGATGCGCGCGTTCCTGAACGATTTCGGGATGCATACATTTGAAACGGACGGGCGGCTTTACGGCAAGGGCAGCGACGGACGCCCGTTCGTCCATGTGACACAGCCGGGTGAAGCGAAGTTCCTCGCGGTTGGTTTCCGCGCTGAGACTGTTGCCGATCTGGAAAAGCTTGCCGCAGCCGAAGGCGTCGCGATTGACGATTTGGAAGAACCCGGCGGCGGCAAGATCATCCGCCTGATCGATCCCGATGGCTATGGCGTCGAGGTTGTCGCCGGCCAGTGCAAAGGCGAAGCAACGCCCGCTTTTGCTGACCCAGAGCGAAACACGGCATCCGCCAAACCGCGTTTCCGCTCCACCATAAGGCTCGACCCCGCACCCGCCCATGTCCGCCGCATCGGTCACGCTGTTTTGAAGGTGCGCGATTTCCGCGCGTCGGAGAAATGGTACAAGGATCGTTTCGGATTTCTGACATCCGACGAAGTGGAAGCGGCCAAGGATGTTGCGCTCGGGGCGTTCATGCGCTGCGACCGCGGAGACAAGCCCGCGGACCATCATACACTATTTCTCGCGCAACTGCCCGGCCCACTCGGACTGCTGCACGCGGCGTTCGAGGTCGCCAATCTCGATGACCTGATGCTTGGCCACCAGCATCTGAAGGCGAAGAAGCGCGAAGCCGCATGGGGCGTTGGCCGTCACATAATGGGAAGCCAGATATTCGATTATTGGAAAGATCCGTTCGGCAATGAACTCGAACATTGGACCGATGGCGACCTGTTCACTGCCGCCGATCCGCCACAGAAACAGCCGATAAGCGCGCTGCTCGCCGTGCAATGGGGTGCACCGCATCCAATGTTTGCCAGCAAAATGCCGCCCCCTGCAGGCCTCATCGCTTTTTTCACTGCCCTCAATATCCGCATCAAACGGCTGTTCAGCCGCCAGCCAAAAGGAAATCCCGCATGA
- a CDS encoding tryptophan halogenase family protein, translating into MAIEKIIIVGGGTAGWMAAAALSRIKAGRAVDITLVESEQIGTVGVGEATIPPFLDFNKLLEVDEREMLAAVQGSFKLGIQFVNWGKLGDSYIHPFGNYGYQMEGISFHHIWHKYHQAGDKRPIQVFNMETMAAHFGRFARTEDYQREDLPPVNYAYHIDAGRYARFLRSYAEKRGVVQKEGKVTSVAQDSENGFITSITLDDGSVFEGDLFIDCSGFRGLLIEQTLKTGYEDWTHYLPCDRAVALPCMREDGSPPLPYTRATAHSAGWQWQVPLQHRNGNGHVYCSSYMGDDEALDILVKNMAGKPGADPNFLRFTTGRRKKFWNKNVVALGLSAGFMEPLESTSIHLINTGINKLIALLSLDGITQAQEDAFNRLTGKEYERIRDFLILHYNSTTRSDSEFWNHCRTMAVPDSLTEKVELFRLNGQIFREDDELFTETSWAAVMMGQGIAMGGHNTMADGLKEPATAKEMDAIEQSIRFVVQHMPGHGEYLSKYCPAVL; encoded by the coding sequence ATGGCGATCGAAAAAATCATTATTGTCGGCGGCGGAACAGCAGGCTGGATGGCCGCCGCAGCCTTGTCGCGAATAAAGGCCGGGCGCGCTGTCGATATTACGCTTGTCGAGTCGGAGCAGATTGGCACCGTCGGGGTCGGCGAAGCCACGATTCCGCCATTTCTCGATTTCAACAAATTGCTGGAAGTCGATGAGCGTGAGATGCTTGCCGCCGTGCAGGGCAGTTTCAAACTGGGCATCCAGTTCGTCAACTGGGGCAAATTGGGCGACAGCTATATCCACCCGTTCGGCAATTATGGCTACCAGATGGAGGGCATATCGTTCCACCATATTTGGCACAAATACCATCAGGCGGGCGACAAGCGGCCCATTCAAGTCTTCAATATGGAAACAATGGCCGCACATTTCGGCCGCTTTGCACGGACAGAAGATTATCAGCGCGAAGATTTGCCGCCCGTAAATTATGCCTATCATATTGATGCTGGCCGCTACGCCAGATTTTTGCGCAGCTATGCGGAAAAGCGCGGCGTGGTGCAGAAAGAGGGCAAGGTCACCAGTGTCGCGCAGGATAGTGAAAACGGCTTCATCACGTCGATTACCCTGGACGATGGCAGCGTTTTTGAAGGCGATCTGTTCATTGATTGCTCCGGTTTCCGCGGCCTGTTGATCGAACAAACGCTCAAAACAGGTTATGAGGACTGGACGCATTACCTGCCCTGTGACCGTGCGGTCGCTTTGCCCTGCATGCGTGAAGACGGCAGCCCGCCATTGCCCTACACGCGCGCCACAGCGCATAGCGCAGGCTGGCAATGGCAAGTCCCCTTGCAACATCGCAATGGCAACGGACATGTCTATTGCAGCAGCTATATGGGCGACGATGAGGCGCTTGATATCTTGGTCAAGAATATGGCCGGAAAACCGGGTGCGGATCCGAACTTCCTGCGTTTTACAACGGGCAGACGGAAGAAGTTCTGGAACAAGAATGTCGTGGCACTCGGTCTTTCGGCGGGTTTTATGGAGCCGCTGGAATCCACCTCGATCCACTTGATCAACACCGGCATCAACAAGCTGATCGCGCTGCTTTCACTGGATGGAATAACGCAGGCGCAGGAAGATGCTTTCAACCGGCTGACCGGGAAAGAATATGAGCGTATTCGCGACTTCCTGATCCTTCATTATAATTCGACCACGCGCAGCGATAGCGAATTCTGGAATCATTGCCGGACTATGGCAGTGCCAGATAGCCTCACCGAAAAGGTCGAATTGTTCCGTTTGAATGGACAAATCTTCCGCGAGGATGATGAACTTTTCACGGAAACAAGCTGGGCAGCGGTGATGATGGGGCAAGGTATTGCGATGGGGGGCCATAACACCATGGCGGATGGTCTGAAGGAGCCTGCGACTGCAAAGGAAATGGACGCCATTGAGCAGTCTATTCGCTTTGTGGTCCAGCATATGCCGGGCCATGGCGAATATCTCAGCAAATATTGCCCAGCGGTTTTGTAA
- a CDS encoding TonB-dependent receptor — translation MSETMKYVRNGLLVGASTLVFLSQVSVAQDTAAETPPPANAEQKQPEIVVVGSRIENAKIAEALPVTVVGEDRIAATGSVSGDDLFRSLPQAGDVQFQESRTTGNLNDARGDNASINLRSVGTGNTLVLVNGRRMILTPGTQTENFVPVQTANTNAIPVGATRRIEVLRDGAAAIYGADAVAGVVNVVLDDRYEGFRVNGRYGFADGTSEATVAAKAGIETKSGGRFMLFGSYTRRTPLFASERDFSASENHLADVAGTPWEADTGFDNRSTSSPWGSFTTVPVTTVRQGTATLTASGVFNIQPTANTAAGCSSTVINGNLCLRSGTITGATSRVLRYDENPDRTLRGGLDRVNVYASAKQEFGAVEMFGELGYYHARLRGQREQSAPISSAVITVPATSYWNPLGPTLFGTTPNPNRLAGLTGVPTGGLPLRITTYRPVDTGPRKFEVTDDMFRALLGLRGEFGDFKWESAATYAWARTDDFTKNAISNTKFQEALALTTPDAYNPFNGGNQTNFSLGDGTPSNANTINSFLVGVHRISKTSLTTWDFKVTNSNLFELPGGSVGFASGVEVRYDSYSDNRDARLDGTITYRDSVTGIVYGTDVMGASPAPDVKADRTVAAAYVEFAVPVISEDMNIPLISSLDLQLAARDEYYSDFGNVLKPKVAGFLKVVDGLRFRSSWSQSFRAPNLAQYYSAGTQVANTRTDWAQCRINVTTCSGISTLEVRSGNQQLKPEDAETISWGAVFQPLRNLTLTVDRWSLKSTGVIGLQGAQNQILFDYLERLGGRSNPNVVRLAPVGTQRVGDISFVQDDYFNLGPRKLRGIDIALNYDSGKTDLGRFSFDLGASKLLKWQQTPSDLQAQLIAANAAGTLGTGINITQAGDQVKQNGNPEWRFSGSVTWKSGPVTAGAQLDYIGSIFDTGTTVVNGSFYEAPAFTTMNAYIQFQGREQDKLLQGMRFRVGARNLFDRDPPLTSSNFGFNGAIANPTGRFVYFEASRDF, via the coding sequence ATGTCAGAAACGATGAAATATGTGCGTAATGGCCTGTTGGTCGGCGCATCGACGTTGGTCTTTTTATCTCAAGTCTCGGTCGCGCAGGATACCGCAGCCGAAACTCCACCGCCCGCAAATGCTGAGCAGAAACAGCCCGAAATCGTTGTGGTTGGCAGCCGCATTGAAAATGCGAAGATTGCCGAAGCATTGCCGGTTACCGTCGTGGGTGAGGACCGTATCGCTGCAACGGGCAGCGTATCCGGCGACGATCTTTTCCGTTCCTTGCCGCAGGCAGGTGACGTCCAGTTTCAGGAATCGCGCACAACGGGCAACCTGAACGATGCGCGCGGTGACAATGCATCGATCAACCTGCGCAGTGTCGGTACGGGCAACACGCTTGTTTTGGTCAACGGACGGCGCATGATTTTGACGCCGGGAACGCAAACGGAGAATTTCGTTCCGGTCCAGACGGCAAATACCAATGCCATCCCGGTTGGCGCGACGCGGCGCATTGAAGTGCTTCGCGACGGCGCAGCCGCTATCTACGGCGCCGATGCCGTTGCGGGTGTTGTCAATGTCGTGCTCGACGACCGTTATGAAGGCTTCAGGGTCAATGGCCGTTATGGCTTTGCAGATGGAACCAGCGAGGCAACCGTTGCTGCAAAGGCAGGGATAGAAACCAAGTCCGGCGGACGGTTCATGCTGTTCGGCAGCTATACGCGCCGAACGCCCCTGTTTGCCAGCGAGCGCGATTTTTCCGCCAGCGAAAACCATCTTGCTGATGTTGCCGGTACGCCCTGGGAGGCAGACACTGGCTTTGACAACCGTTCAACCTCTTCACCTTGGGGCAGCTTCACGACCGTACCGGTGACGACGGTACGCCAAGGCACTGCGACGCTGACAGCATCGGGTGTTTTTAACATTCAGCCCACTGCGAACACGGCGGCGGGATGTTCAAGCACCGTTATCAACGGCAATCTGTGCCTTCGTTCCGGTACGATCACCGGGGCCACCTCGCGCGTGCTGCGCTATGACGAAAATCCGGATCGCACCCTGCGTGGCGGGCTGGACCGTGTGAACGTCTATGCCAGCGCAAAGCAGGAATTTGGCGCAGTCGAAATGTTTGGCGAGCTTGGCTATTATCATGCCCGCTTGCGGGGCCAGCGTGAGCAGTCCGCGCCCATTTCCAGCGCGGTGATTACGGTACCGGCGACGTCTTATTGGAACCCGCTGGGTCCGACGCTGTTTGGGACAACGCCCAATCCAAACAGGCTTGCCGGTTTGACTGGCGTGCCGACTGGCGGCCTCCCTCTGAGAATAACCACGTATCGCCCGGTGGATACCGGACCGCGGAAGTTTGAGGTGACGGATGATATGTTCCGCGCACTGCTCGGCCTCAGAGGAGAATTTGGTGACTTCAAATGGGAATCGGCGGCGACCTATGCCTGGGCACGCACCGACGATTTCACCAAGAATGCGATCAGCAACACCAAGTTCCAAGAGGCACTCGCCCTTACCACTCCTGACGCCTACAACCCCTTCAACGGTGGCAACCAGACCAATTTCTCGCTCGGAGATGGTACGCCGAGCAATGCCAATACGATAAACTCGTTCCTCGTCGGGGTTCACCGCATCAGCAAAACATCGCTGACCACCTGGGATTTCAAGGTTACAAATTCGAACCTGTTTGAACTTCCCGGCGGTTCTGTCGGCTTCGCAAGCGGTGTCGAAGTGCGTTATGACAGCTACAGCGACAACCGTGATGCGCGTCTGGATGGGACGATCACCTACCGGGATTCGGTGACCGGTATCGTCTATGGCACCGACGTTATGGGCGCCAGCCCGGCACCCGACGTGAAGGCAGATCGTACGGTTGCAGCAGCCTATGTCGAATTTGCGGTCCCCGTGATTTCCGAGGATATGAACATTCCTCTGATCAGCTCTCTCGATCTGCAGCTGGCGGCGCGCGATGAATATTATTCGGACTTTGGCAATGTGCTGAAGCCGAAGGTTGCCGGCTTTTTGAAGGTTGTGGATGGCCTGCGGTTCCGTTCTTCATGGTCGCAAAGCTTCCGCGCCCCCAATCTTGCGCAATATTACAGCGCTGGCACCCAGGTCGCGAATACCCGCACCGACTGGGCGCAATGCCGTATCAATGTCACGACTTGCAGCGGCATCAGCACACTGGAAGTTCGCTCGGGTAACCAGCAGCTGAAACCGGAAGACGCAGAGACGATTTCATGGGGTGCGGTGTTCCAACCGCTCCGCAATCTGACGCTTACGGTCGACCGTTGGTCGCTTAAGTCAACGGGCGTGATCGGTCTGCAAGGCGCGCAGAACCAGATATTGTTTGACTATCTTGAGCGTCTTGGCGGCCGCAGCAATCCGAACGTAGTGCGCCTTGCACCGGTAGGAACGCAGCGGGTTGGCGATATCTCCTTCGTGCAGGATGACTATTTCAACCTTGGCCCGCGCAAACTTCGCGGGATCGACATCGCCCTCAACTATGATTCCGGGAAAACGGATTTGGGGCGGTTCAGCTTCGATCTGGGCGCATCCAAACTTTTGAAATGGCAGCAGACCCCGTCTGACCTGCAGGCGCAGTTGATTGCTGCCAATGCTGCAGGGACTCTGGGCACGGGTATCAATATTACCCAGGCCGGGGATCAGGTTAAGCAAAACGGCAATCCGGAATGGCGCTTCAGCGGGAGCGTTACCTGGAAGTCGGGTCCTGTCACTGCTGGCGCGCAGTTGGACTATATCGGGTCGATATTCGACACCGGAACGACGGTTGTGAACGGAAGCTTCTACGAGGCACCTGCCTTCACGACGATGAACGCTTACATCCAGTTCCAGGGCAGAGAGCAAGACAAGCTGTTGCAAGGAATGCGCTTCCGGGTCGGTGCGCGCAATCTGTTCGACCGGGATCCTCCGCTGACTTCGTCTAACTTCGGCTTCAACGGGGCGATTGCCAACCCAACCGGCCGGTTCGTCTACTTCGAAGCATCCAGAGATTTCTGA
- a CDS encoding bifunctional 3-(3-hydroxy-phenyl)propionate/3-hydroxycinnamic acid hydroxylase, protein MTDFDCDVLIAGGGPTGVTLAVLLARRGVKVIVAEKEAAIYPLPRAAHIDHECMRILQEAGVADEVMATSRRASRYDFLNAKGEVLLRFDGAEQIGAGGWPVANMIHQPSVEAALRRALSAYANAEFYGGWEVTSFVDDGDVVTAMIATPDGERAIQARYLVGADGARSLLRKASDIAFDDLNFEEPWLVVDVLVDDASRLPQKNLQICNPERPTTCVLMGEGRHRWEFMIKPGESAEQVSDDAFIEKLLEPWKVKGAVRIERKAIYTFRARIANQWRKGRVLLAGDAAHQTPPFAGQGMCSGLRDAANLGWKLAEVVTGKAPDSLLDSYQPEREPNVRATIEMAIMMGRTVCITSKWGAWMRDLKFKLARALGKLPDGPPAYPPITAGIILTGCAVAGSYFPQFVSSEGARLDDVVGAEPWLLSREDLDRKDLAPFAPALRDWLNQTGADAVLIRPDRYLFGAADGPSLSRAWQAQTAMVAQGAECSFRV, encoded by the coding sequence ATGACGGATTTTGATTGCGATGTGTTGATCGCGGGCGGTGGCCCGACCGGCGTCACGCTGGCGGTGCTTCTTGCGCGACGCGGGGTGAAGGTGATCGTCGCGGAGAAGGAAGCCGCGATCTATCCGCTGCCCCGTGCAGCCCATATCGACCATGAATGCATGCGCATCCTGCAGGAGGCGGGGGTCGCCGATGAGGTGATGGCGACAAGCCGGCGGGCCTCCCGCTATGATTTCCTCAACGCAAAGGGCGAAGTCCTGCTGCGTTTCGACGGCGCGGAACAGATCGGCGCGGGCGGCTGGCCGGTGGCGAACATGATCCACCAGCCTTCGGTAGAGGCGGCGCTGCGGCGCGCGCTGTCGGCCTATGCCAATGCCGAATTCTATGGCGGTTGGGAGGTCACATCCTTTGTTGATGACGGGGACGTAGTGACGGCGATGATTGCAACGCCCGATGGCGAGCGGGCGATACAGGCCCGCTATCTTGTCGGCGCCGATGGTGCACGATCGCTGTTGCGCAAAGCCTCTGACATCGCCTTTGATGATTTGAATTTTGAAGAGCCATGGCTGGTTGTCGATGTGTTGGTCGATGATGCGTCGCGCCTGCCCCAGAAAAATCTGCAGATCTGCAACCCTGAACGCCCGACGACCTGCGTGCTGATGGGGGAAGGCCGGCACCGCTGGGAATTTATGATCAAGCCGGGCGAAAGCGCCGAGCAGGTCAGCGACGATGCCTTTATCGAAAAGCTGCTGGAGCCATGGAAGGTGAAGGGTGCCGTGCGGATCGAACGCAAGGCGATCTATACCTTTCGAGCGCGTATCGCTAACCAATGGCGCAAGGGCCGCGTGCTGCTGGCAGGCGATGCCGCGCACCAGACGCCGCCCTTTGCGGGACAGGGCATGTGTTCGGGCCTTCGCGATGCCGCCAATCTCGGCTGGAAACTGGCAGAGGTTGTCACCGGCAAAGCGCCCGACAGCCTGCTCGACAGTTACCAGCCGGAACGCGAACCCAATGTCCGCGCAACCATCGAAATGGCGATCATGATGGGGCGCACAGTGTGCATCACCAGCAAATGGGGTGCGTGGATGCGCGACCTCAAATTCAAGCTCGCCCGCGCCCTTGGGAAATTGCCCGACGGGCCGCCGGCATATCCGCCAATCACTGCCGGAATCATCCTCACTGGCTGCGCAGTTGCCGGCAGCTATTTCCCGCAATTTGTGTCGAGCGAGGGTGCGCGGCTCGATGATGTGGTGGGAGCGGAGCCATGGCTCCTCAGTCGAGAGGATCTCGACCGGAAGGATCTTGCTCCCTTTGCCCCGGCTTTGCGGGATTGGCTGAACCAGACCGGCGCCGATGCGGTCCTCATCCGGCCGGACCGCTATCTATTCGGCGCTGCGGATGGACCATCGCTGAGCCGCGCATGGCAGGCGCAAACGGCAATGGTGGCGCAGGGTGCAGAATGCTCCTTCCGCGTCTGA
- a CDS encoding TetR/AcrR family transcriptional regulator: MATSSQSLASSPRVARTRAALIAAGFDLLVDRSIDAIPIDDLVAKAGVAKGSFFNHFADKQDFANAIATEVRLELEDLVARCNARIDDPVERIARGMRVVAEFAITNPKRSAVLLRSHASSTARDHPLNKGLVEDMEAASALGLVRAEARHSGVLYWLGLCQVLMINLVERKFPRPDADRRIEDMIVLGLSGLGVDAERATRLGDQLRNFAT; encoded by the coding sequence ATGGCCACTTCGTCTCAATCGCTTGCTTCATCGCCGCGTGTCGCCCGTACCCGCGCGGCGCTTATCGCTGCGGGTTTTGACCTTTTGGTCGATCGATCGATTGACGCCATTCCGATTGACGATCTGGTCGCAAAGGCGGGTGTCGCGAAGGGCAGTTTTTTCAATCATTTCGCTGACAAGCAGGATTTTGCCAACGCCATCGCCACCGAAGTGCGGCTCGAGCTTGAGGATCTTGTGGCACGGTGTAACGCGCGGATTGACGATCCGGTCGAGCGGATCGCGCGGGGCATGCGCGTCGTTGCTGAATTTGCCATCACAAACCCCAAAAGATCGGCCGTGCTGCTGCGGAGCCATGCAAGCTCGACTGCAAGAGATCATCCGCTGAACAAGGGTCTTGTCGAAGACATGGAGGCGGCCAGCGCGCTCGGATTGGTCAGGGCCGAAGCCCGTCACAGCGGCGTGCTTTATTGGCTGGGTCTTTGCCAGGTTCTGATGATCAACCTCGTCGAGCGCAAATTCCCCCGACCAGATGCCGACCGGCGGATTGAAGACATGATTGTGCTGGGATTGTCGGGGCTGGGTGTGGACGCAGAGCGCGCGACCCGGCTGGGCGACCAATTGCGCAACTTCGCAACGTGA
- a CDS encoding fumarylacetoacetate hydrolase family protein — protein sequence MKLATYTANGQTRTGIVLGDQIVDSGVEGTMIDLIRDWDALKPGLEAKAAAGGGLPLASVRLEAPVQRPGKIFAIGLNYADHIAESKMETPQRQVWFTKAQTSVNAPYDDIEIATGTMANDYEVELVAVIGKGGKHLTTEDAPAAIFGYCIGNDVTERMWQHASPQWSLGKSFDTHAPMGPWIVTADEVDDPHALGLRCLVNGEVRQNSTTAHLVFNIWQQVEHLSVGMTLEPGDCLFTGTPGGVGAAMDPRQFLKAGDVVRCEVDGLGHIEGTMVAEG from the coding sequence ATGAAACTCGCCACCTATACGGCTAATGGCCAAACCCGTACCGGCATCGTCTTGGGTGACCAGATCGTCGACAGCGGTGTCGAAGGCACGATGATCGACCTGATCCGCGACTGGGACGCGCTGAAGCCCGGTCTTGAGGCAAAGGCGGCTGCCGGCGGCGGCCTGCCGCTCGCCTCGGTCAGACTGGAAGCGCCGGTTCAACGTCCGGGCAAAATCTTCGCGATCGGCCTCAACTATGCTGACCATATCGCGGAATCAAAGATGGAAACGCCGCAGCGGCAGGTTTGGTTCACCAAGGCACAGACCAGCGTCAATGCGCCTTATGATGACATCGAAATCGCAACCGGCACGATGGCCAATGATTATGAGGTCGAACTGGTGGCCGTGATTGGCAAGGGCGGCAAGCATCTTACCACCGAAGACGCGCCTGCGGCCATTTTCGGCTATTGTATCGGCAATGATGTGACCGAGCGCATGTGGCAGCACGCCTCGCCGCAATGGTCATTGGGCAAGAGTTTCGACACACATGCACCCATGGGGCCGTGGATCGTCACGGCTGATGAAGTGGACGATCCGCACGCGCTGGGCCTGCGCTGCCTCGTCAATGGCGAAGTGCGACAGAACTCGACCACAGCGCATCTGGTGTTCAACATCTGGCAACAGGTCGAGCATCTCTCGGTAGGGATGACCCTGGAGCCGGGCGACTGCCTGTTTACCGGCACCCCGGGCGGCGTCGGCGCTGCCATGGACCCGCGCCAGTTCCTGAAGGCCGGCGACGTGGTGCGCTGTGAAGTGGACGGGCTCGGCCACATCGAAGGCACCATGGTCGCGGAAGGCTGA
- a CDS encoding MBL fold metallo-hydrolase, with translation MIRKIIYAVLALTVGALVLAWINRDALVDRAIQGRLQQEPDRSFLKDKEHVRVLICGTGSPEVSSAKAQACTLVSAGGKMFLFDVGDSAVRSLAHSKIPVNQLERVFITHFHSDHFNDLATLINAGWIWGRRTPLEVQGPVGIKQVLDGFAQAYALDEGYRSANMPHLAKNRAVAFGVPLEIAFAEGQRVVRVYDKDGVTIDATLVAHDPVKPALGYVLKYKGKKVFISGDTEVSPVNMDAMRDANLAIHESYAAHMVRRAIPQMRKLGMDFEATVAERTIPYHADNMALAQQAQEAGVKHLLLTHLIPYPDSFVVRQMYTEGMGQQFKGKLTVAQDGMILVL, from the coding sequence ATGATCCGCAAAATCATTTACGCTGTCCTGGCGCTAACAGTAGGCGCGTTGGTGCTGGCGTGGATCAATCGTGATGCACTGGTTGACCGGGCGATCCAAGGCAGGTTGCAGCAAGAGCCTGACCGCAGCTTCCTTAAAGACAAAGAGCATGTCCGCGTGCTGATCTGCGGTACCGGTTCGCCCGAAGTCAGCTCGGCCAAGGCACAGGCCTGCACGCTGGTGTCGGCGGGCGGCAAGATGTTCCTCTTTGACGTTGGTGACAGCGCAGTTCGCTCGCTCGCGCATTCCAAGATACCGGTGAACCAGCTCGAACGCGTGTTCATCACCCATTTCCATTCGGATCATTTCAACGACCTTGCCACGCTGATTAATGCCGGCTGGATTTGGGGTCGAAGAACACCGCTGGAGGTGCAAGGTCCGGTCGGAATTAAGCAAGTGCTCGATGGCTTCGCACAGGCTTATGCTCTCGATGAAGGTTATCGCAGCGCCAATATGCCGCATCTGGCCAAGAACCGCGCTGTCGCCTTTGGCGTGCCGCTCGAAATCGCCTTTGCCGAGGGTCAGCGCGTGGTGCGGGTGTATGACAAGGATGGCGTGACGATTGATGCAACGCTCGTTGCACACGATCCGGTGAAACCCGCTTTGGGCTACGTCCTCAAATATAAGGGCAAAAAGGTCTTCATCAGCGGCGATACCGAGGTTAGTCCGGTCAACATGGATGCGATGCGCGATGCCAATCTGGCTATCCATGAATCCTATGCCGCGCACATGGTGCGCCGCGCGATCCCGCAAATGCGGAAACTGGGAATGGATTTTGAGGCAACCGTGGCCGAACGCACCATCCCCTACCATGCCGACAATATGGCGCTCGCCCAGCAGGCGCAGGAGGCTGGGGTGAAGCACCTGCTGCTCACGCACCTCATACCCTATCCCGACAGTTTCGTGGTCCGGCAGATGTACACTGAGGGGATGGGGCAACAGTTTAAGGGCAAGCTGACAGTTGCGCAGGACGGGATGATCCTGGTGCTTTGA